The Clostridiaceae bacterium genome includes the window ACATAGAAGATGTCATCCTTTCTGTTAAATATTTTTTTAATCAACTATATCTTAACAGGATGCCATCTTCTTTTCCAATTTACTGGAATTTTATCCCTCTATCCCTACAGTAATTTTACGCTAACTATAAGCAACTACAAAGGCAATCACTATTAATACTTACCACTACTGCCTCCGCCGCCTGATCTTCCGCCTCTGCCAAAGGAACCTCCGCCAAAGCCGCCTCCTCTGAAGCTACCTCCTCCGAAGCTGCCTCCGCCAAAGCCGCCTCTGCCACCACCCCAATGTCCTCCTCTGCCGCCACCATAAAAGCTGCTCCAGAAGATGATTTTTAAAATTGTTGAAGTTATTTTAAACTTAAATATTACACCATCAAAAACAAAAAACATTATAAGAAAAATTGGTCCAAAATTAATGCCCCTTGTTCTTCTGACGGGTTCTCTTTCTGGAACATAAGGATGGTCCGAAGGCCATTCATTCCTGATATTACTTTCGAAATCAAGCTCTCCATCATCAAGTTCTACATTATATTCTTTCAGTATTTTTTCAACTACTGCTACATATCCGTTATAAAGTCCCAAATCATAATTTCCTGCCGCCAGATATGGATTCATATATTCTTTACGTATATTTGACGTACCAATATCAGTTAATATATGTTCAAGCCCATAACCTACTTCTATTCGTAAGTTTCGGTCTTTGACGGCATTTAATATCAGTACGCCATTATCAACATCCTTTTGCCCGATTCCCCATTTTTCAAACAGTTCAGCACAATAACTGTCAATATCCTGATCTCCTAAGGTATCAATAGTTACCAGTACTACCTGGGCACCGGTTTTCTTTTCAAGTTCCTTACCAATGCTGGCT containing:
- a CDS encoding TPM domain-containing protein, which gives rise to MRKGHGKFLRTLTIVLILFSVISPVVYAEGEYPSPTTVFFVNDFANVLSQDVENRIASIGKELEKKTGAQVVLVTIDTLGDQDIDSYCAELFEKWGIGQKDVDNGVLILNAVKDRNLRIEVGYGLEHILTDIGTSNIRKEYMNPYLAAGNYDLGLYNGYVAVVEKILKEYNVELDDGELDFESNIRNEWPSDHPYVPEREPVRRTRGINFGPIFLIMFFVFDGVIFKFKITSTILKIIFWSSFYGGGRGGHWGGGRGGFGGGSFGGGSFRGGGFGGGSFGRGGRSGGGGSSGKY